In one window of Methanoculleus thermophilus DNA:
- a CDS encoding protease inhibitor I42 family protein — protein MVQKKNIVGILLAGFLVFCMLGAGCTSQPAEPATPTPTPTPTPVEGYFFNETNNNETVTLPAGSAITISLVENPSTGYEWNVTSSAGLQLVNETHDAPQTELLGAPGVHIWEYTAAEPGAAEFSAIYMRPWENVTGNETTFSMAFTIE, from the coding sequence ATGGTTCAGAAAAAGAACATCGTTGGTATCCTCCTAGCAGGATTCCTGGTATTTTGCATGCTCGGCGCCGGTTGCACGTCGCAGCCGGCAGAGCCGGCGACCCCGACCCCCACCCCAACCCCAACCCCGGTGGAGGGTTACTTCTTCAACGAGACGAACAACAACGAGACCGTCACGCTCCCGGCCGGAAGCGCGATCACGATCAGCCTCGTCGAGAACCCGTCGACGGGGTACGAGTGGAACGTCACCTCGTCCGCCGGACTCCAGCTCGTGAATGAGACGCACGATGCACCCCAGACCGAACTCTTGGGTGCTCCCGGAGTTCATATCTGGGAGTACACCGCGGCCGAGCCCGGTGCTGCCGAGTTCTCCGCGATCTACATGCGGCCCTGGGAGAACGTGACCGGAAACGAGACCACATTCTCGATGGCTTTCACCATCGAGTAA
- a CDS encoding class I SAM-dependent methyltransferase: MRCGRHTPEDEAARRRWQHPESILAGFGLAPGKTFIDVGCGDGFFALPAARMVGPHGRVCGIDIDAEALDILQEKALREGLDNVVLHEGTAEETVLCDGCADFVFFGIALHDFVDPVRVLLNAKKMAAPGGLIVDLDWKKEPLPLGPPTEKKFDTEYVVSLMAKAGIRVTAIADSGPYHYIVTAVPDKKKG, from the coding sequence ATGCGTTGTGGAAGGCATACACCGGAGGACGAGGCCGCCCGCAGACGATGGCAGCACCCCGAGTCTATCCTTGCGGGGTTCGGGCTTGCACCCGGTAAGACGTTCATCGACGTCGGGTGCGGGGACGGATTCTTTGCCCTCCCGGCGGCGCGGATGGTCGGGCCGCACGGCCGGGTCTGCGGGATCGATATCGACGCCGAGGCGCTCGATATCCTGCAGGAGAAGGCTCTCCGCGAAGGGCTCGATAACGTCGTCCTCCATGAGGGGACTGCCGAGGAGACCGTCCTCTGCGACGGGTGCGCCGACTTCGTCTTCTTCGGGATCGCGCTCCACGACTTCGTTGACCCGGTCAGGGTGCTTCTAAACGCGAAGAAGATGGCAGCCCCCGGCGGCCTGATCGTTGATCTGGACTGGAAGAAGGAGCCGCTCCCTCTCGGTCCGCCGACGGAAAAGAAGTTCGACACGGAGTATGTGGTGTCGCTGATGGCAAAGGCAGGGATCCGGGTCACGGCGATCGCGGATTCGGGACCTTACCACTACATCGTCACCGCCGTGCCGGACAAAAAGAAGGGTTAG
- a CDS encoding DUF1059 domain-containing protein — MQEQKTFRCKDLGLACEFEEKAEDENELMKRIEGHIQTAHQMNPEQPEVQEKVRKAMK; from the coding sequence ATGCAGGAGCAAAAGACATTCAGGTGCAAGGACCTCGGTCTTGCGTGCGAGTTTGAGGAGAAGGCAGAGGACGAGAACGAGCTGATGAAGCGCATCGAGGGGCACATCCAGACCGCTCACCAGATGAACCCGGAACAGCCCGAAGTGCAGGAGAAAGTCCGCAAAGCGATGAAATGA
- a CDS encoding ABC transporter ATP-binding protein, whose amino-acid sequence MIVAEDLTKVYTMGRVEVRALGGVSLEVAKGEFVGIMGASGSGKSTLLHILGLLDRPTTGAVTIDGTDVLSLSDHRRTLFRLNRLGYVFQDYALIGELTALENVYLTSLVRGDPKEEYLKKSTEILERVGLGDRIHHRQSELSGGEQQRVAIARALVNSPSILLADEPCANLDSQTSKSILDLFARLNEDLDQTIVMVSHEDWHKEYFCRVVTLRDGLIESVTECR is encoded by the coding sequence GTGATCGTTGCAGAAGATCTCACGAAGGTCTACACCATGGGAAGGGTGGAGGTCCGCGCTCTTGGCGGCGTCTCGCTTGAGGTCGCAAAGGGCGAGTTTGTCGGGATTATGGGGGCGAGCGGAAGCGGCAAATCAACGCTCCTCCATATCCTCGGGCTCCTCGACCGGCCCACAACCGGCGCGGTCACGATCGACGGGACCGATGTTCTCTCCCTCTCCGACCACCGTCGGACTCTCTTTCGGCTGAACCGGCTTGGCTACGTCTTCCAGGACTACGCTCTCATCGGGGAGCTCACGGCGCTCGAGAATGTCTACCTGACGTCGCTTGTCCGGGGGGATCCAAAGGAGGAGTACCTCAAAAAGAGCACCGAGATCCTGGAGCGGGTCGGGCTTGGAGACCGAATCCACCACCGGCAGAGCGAACTCTCGGGCGGAGAGCAGCAGCGGGTGGCGATCGCCCGGGCTCTCGTGAACAGTCCGAGCATCCTGCTCGCCGACGAACCCTGCGCGAACCTGGACAGCCAGACATCAAAGAGCATCCTCGACCTCTTCGCCCGGCTAAACGAGGACCTGGACCAGACGATCGTGATGGTCTCGCACGAAGACTGGCACAAGGAGTACTTCTGCCGGGTGGTCACCCTGCGGGACGGGTTGATCGAGAGTGTGACGGAGTGCAGATAA
- a CDS encoding ABC transporter permease: MFEGLKVSAFLAWKAIQRGSKGTLILTIMIIALIFVNLVFLPSIISGVVKTFDTQSIEFDLGNLVIEPREGSQYINDATELQKKVERIPGVTGTSPRIAAGVTYFYRGRNAASTLYGITPEDERSVTRIAEYMIEGEFLSDGDTGAIVIGATLAGREGEEGGGLPTLEGVTVGDSVEVAYPNGETRIYRVKGIFETQSFGVDTAAFVTSQEMSDVLGLQDQASMILVKTEENGREDEYKTEILSYGIQENVWTFREKAGGFVDQAIQSFNIINTISTLVSLIIAIVVIFIVIFINTVNRRRQIGILKAIGIDQQIIINSYVLQVLFITGVGALVGIALNAGVTTYLTAYPLVFPGGPVYPDVEVSSILQSIASLFAVSIVAGYIPAWQIAREEILSAIRG, encoded by the coding sequence GTGTTTGAGGGCCTCAAGGTCTCTGCATTCCTCGCGTGGAAGGCCATCCAGCGCGGGAGCAAGGGGACGTTAATCCTCACCATCATGATCATCGCCCTCATCTTCGTGAACCTGGTCTTCCTCCCCTCCATCATCTCGGGGGTCGTCAAGACCTTCGATACACAGTCGATCGAGTTCGATCTGGGAAACCTGGTCATCGAGCCCCGGGAGGGCAGCCAGTACATCAACGATGCAACCGAACTACAGAAGAAGGTCGAGCGTATCCCGGGGGTTACCGGCACATCGCCCCGAATAGCCGCCGGGGTGACCTACTTCTACCGGGGCCGGAACGCCGCAAGCACGCTCTATGGCATAACCCCGGAGGATGAGCGGTCGGTGACCAGGATCGCCGAGTATATGATCGAAGGAGAGTTTCTCTCGGACGGGGATACCGGCGCAATCGTCATAGGCGCAACCCTCGCGGGGAGAGAGGGAGAAGAAGGGGGCGGTCTACCCACGCTCGAGGGGGTCACGGTCGGCGACTCGGTGGAGGTGGCCTACCCGAACGGGGAAACAAGAATCTACCGGGTGAAAGGGATCTTCGAGACACAGTCGTTCGGCGTCGACACGGCAGCCTTCGTTACCAGCCAGGAGATGAGCGATGTGCTCGGGCTACAGGATCAGGCATCCATGATCCTGGTCAAGACCGAGGAGAACGGCAGGGAGGATGAGTACAAGACCGAAATCCTCTCCTATGGCATCCAGGAGAACGTCTGGACGTTCAGGGAGAAGGCCGGGGGGTTCGTCGACCAGGCGATCCAGAGTTTCAACATCATCAACACCATCTCGACACTCGTCAGCCTGATCATCGCCATCGTGGTGATCTTCATCGTGATCTTCATCAACACCGTGAACAGGCGGCGACAGATCGGGATTCTCAAGGCGATCGGGATCGACCAGCAGATCATCATCAACTCATACGTCCTCCAGGTGCTCTTCATCACCGGCGTCGGAGCGCTCGTGGGGATTGCGCTCAACGCCGGCGTGACGACCTACCTGACTGCCTATCCGCTCGTCTTCCCCGGCGGCCCGGTCTATCCGGATGTGGAAGTGTCATCAATCCTCCAGAGCATCGCAAGCCTCTTTGCGGTCTCGATAGTGGCAGGGTACATCCCCGCCTGGCAGATCGCCCGGGAGGAGATCCTCTCCGCAATCAGGGGGTGA
- a CDS encoding COG1361 S-layer family protein — MVLEAKANPRGGTGRQAIGCVAIVLILILVLIPASATAQAPSVIVSNYTVTPPVLMPGDEGTITVVLTSTAPAASGSPLEIRLDMNTSTETAQNAYIESVLVNGEGVEVLTGSFQDIGEIGPGQSIPLTFQIRAPGKEGIYFPEIWVSVRDAADVRYPIPVNVNSAYALAKKPALRVERTVPTTVDPGSPFNVTLTLINDGQASANDITVAINTTSNAITPRTSENYYIPELGAGEETVLNLSFETDTNAPLGLTPVLVITDYRSADLAAFRQVATIGVPIVGRAEMGVASIRTDPARVTAGDPVDLTIRIENTGTADAESVRATIDGLPLPGSREAFLGTIEPGNDGPAVFTLQADQEGEYPYTLTIQYTDDYGVHTTRQDLNLTVAASNTIPTIAIAAAVLIIAVVIAVLWYRRRQEG; from the coding sequence ATGGTCCTGGAGGCCAAGGCAAACCCCCGGGGAGGCACGGGGAGGCAAGCGATCGGCTGCGTCGCGATCGTACTCATACTTATCCTGGTGCTCATCCCGGCATCGGCAACCGCACAGGCACCGTCGGTGATCGTCTCCAACTACACCGTTACCCCTCCCGTCCTGATGCCCGGAGACGAAGGAACGATCACGGTGGTCCTCACAAGTACTGCTCCGGCAGCATCCGGATCGCCGCTTGAGATCCGACTGGACATGAATACATCAACAGAGACCGCACAGAACGCCTACATCGAGAGCGTGCTCGTAAACGGCGAAGGCGTCGAGGTCCTGACAGGGAGTTTCCAGGATATCGGCGAGATCGGTCCCGGCCAGTCCATCCCGCTCACCTTCCAGATACGCGCTCCGGGAAAAGAAGGGATCTACTTCCCGGAGATCTGGGTCAGCGTGCGGGATGCGGCCGATGTGCGCTACCCCATACCGGTGAATGTCAACTCGGCCTACGCCCTTGCCAAGAAACCGGCGCTCCGGGTGGAGAGGACCGTCCCGACAACCGTCGACCCGGGATCTCCCTTCAACGTCACGCTCACGCTCATTAACGACGGCCAGGCGAGTGCAAACGACATCACCGTTGCCATCAACACAACCTCTAACGCGATCACCCCACGGACCTCGGAGAACTACTACATCCCGGAACTCGGGGCCGGAGAGGAGACGGTGCTGAATCTCTCGTTTGAGACCGATACAAATGCGCCCCTCGGACTCACCCCGGTTCTCGTCATCACCGATTACCGGAGCGCCGATCTCGCGGCGTTTCGGCAGGTGGCGACGATCGGTGTCCCCATCGTCGGCCGCGCCGAGATGGGGGTCGCCTCCATCAGGACCGATCCGGCCCGGGTCACCGCCGGAGACCCGGTGGACCTGACGATCCGGATAGAGAACACCGGGACGGCGGACGCCGAGTCGGTCCGGGCAACCATCGACGGTCTGCCACTCCCGGGGAGCAGGGAGGCCTTTCTTGGGACAATAGAGCCGGGGAACGACGGGCCTGCGGTATTCACCCTGCAGGCCGATCAGGAGGGAGAGTATCCCTATACCCTCACCATTCAGTATACCGATGATTACGGAGTGCACACCACCCGGCAGGACCTGAACCTGACCGTCGCGGCATCAAATACGATACCCACGATCGCCATCGCAGCAGCGGTTCTCATCATCGCCGTTGTGATCGCGGTCCTCTGGTACCGGAGACGGCAGGAGGGGTGA
- a CDS encoding 2'-5' RNA ligase family protein: MHELPDTVAIDVVLLPPRPIMDTAIGVNRTLLAGAPDGGIRLGWEDCLPHISVAMFPAKRDDLREITRTVDKISRQCSPMSLTIDAVAKRRTGAGRTVSVFHILRTEIIQLFHKTVMNALKPYWALDVGPESFAGGASGSSIDCLTRFPKLSAYERYSPHITLGYGDLPELIPGVDLPLRFEATKAAICHLGEHCTCRHVLAEFDLGNRTPVPRNWTARTRAGRL; encoded by the coding sequence ATGCATGAACTTCCCGATACAGTTGCCATCGACGTTGTCCTTCTGCCGCCGAGACCTATTATGGATACGGCGATCGGCGTGAACCGGACTCTGCTCGCCGGCGCCCCGGACGGTGGGATACGCCTGGGCTGGGAGGACTGCCTCCCGCATATCTCAGTTGCAATGTTCCCGGCAAAGCGAGACGACCTTCGAGAGATCACGAGAACCGTGGATAAGATCTCCCGGCAGTGCTCCCCGATGAGCCTGACGATCGATGCCGTCGCAAAACGCCGCACAGGCGCCGGGAGAACCGTCTCCGTCTTTCACATCCTTCGGACGGAGATCATCCAGCTCTTCCATAAGACGGTGATGAATGCTTTAAAACCGTATTGGGCACTTGATGTGGGACCTGAGAGTTTTGCGGGTGGAGCGTCGGGGTCATCCATCGATTGTCTTACCCGGTTCCCGAAGTTATCCGCGTATGAGCGCTACTCGCCGCACATCACGCTCGGCTACGGTGATCTGCCTGAACTCATCCCCGGAGTCGATCTCCCGCTCCGGTTTGAGGCAACGAAGGCCGCCATCTGCCACCTGGGTGAGCATTGCACCTGCCGGCACGTCCTCGCCGAGTTTGATCTCGGGAACCGGACGCCGGTCCCGCGCAACTGGACTGCCCGAACCCGGGCGGGCAGGCTATAG
- a CDS encoding methyl-accepting chemotaxis protein — protein sequence MINATPPENPAKDAGASGDELTRYRLLVQGLDSIELPMHLVDTEYTILYINKAAANLLGMRPEDAVGKRCYDLYRTGNCKTAQCPCRVAMEQRVIYRCDNTCGDVIIDCTGAPLTDERGRVVGAIEYFPDVTEKKRAVADILRVAAEAREGNLKARAEAERYTGDIRQIADGINGIIEAVTEPLEEAMRLADAFAARDYTVRFNEEIHAAGEFGKFKEALNQIGIAFSTNFMELNRAVNRLEAGTSEMTKGSDEIAKASEQVARTSQRCADLAKQVLAEIEGVNRQIADLSASNEEVASTAQDVFERAQRAASRGKEAQALGNEAEKKMAEVEKITEQSVAEIKHLDAQIHEIDKIVKMINDVASQINLLALNAAIEAARAGEHGRGFAVVAGEVRNLAGETKSATNHIEQVIDAIQVSSEKTASSILSASVEIGSGVESVNRTIGALNEIIDETMAVTRSIAEIAKATEDQAGTANRVVQAMSEGTRLTNEMQSQMESLAALAEETSASVEEIGSVTHEIGEMTGHLRETMNGIRI from the coding sequence ATGATAAACGCTACACCACCAGAAAACCCGGCGAAGGATGCCGGAGCGTCCGGTGATGAACTCACCCGGTACAGACTTCTCGTCCAGGGGCTTGATTCGATCGAACTTCCCATGCACCTGGTCGACACCGAGTATACGATCCTCTACATCAACAAAGCGGCAGCGAACCTCCTCGGGATGAGGCCGGAGGATGCCGTCGGGAAGCGGTGTTACGACCTCTACCGGACCGGCAACTGCAAGACGGCGCAGTGTCCGTGCAGGGTCGCGATGGAGCAGCGGGTCATTTACCGTTGCGACAACACCTGCGGCGACGTGATCATAGACTGCACCGGGGCCCCGCTGACCGACGAGCGGGGAAGGGTCGTGGGGGCGATCGAGTACTTCCCGGATGTGACCGAGAAGAAGCGTGCGGTCGCGGATATCCTCCGCGTGGCTGCGGAAGCGCGAGAGGGGAACCTGAAGGCCCGTGCCGAGGCAGAGCGGTACACGGGCGATATCCGGCAGATCGCCGACGGGATAAACGGGATCATCGAGGCGGTGACGGAGCCGCTCGAGGAGGCGATGAGGCTTGCCGACGCTTTTGCCGCCAGGGATTACACCGTCCGGTTCAACGAGGAGATCCATGCCGCCGGTGAGTTCGGCAAGTTCAAGGAGGCGCTCAACCAGATCGGGATTGCCTTCTCCACGAACTTCATGGAGCTCAACCGTGCCGTAAACCGGCTGGAGGCCGGAACGTCGGAGATGACCAAAGGTTCCGACGAGATCGCGAAGGCCTCGGAGCAGGTGGCGCGGACTAGCCAGCGCTGCGCGGACCTTGCGAAACAGGTCCTTGCGGAGATCGAGGGTGTCAACCGGCAGATCGCCGATCTCTCCGCATCCAACGAGGAGGTGGCGAGCACTGCTCAGGACGTATTCGAGCGGGCTCAAAGGGCCGCGTCCCGGGGCAAAGAGGCTCAGGCTCTCGGGAACGAGGCCGAGAAGAAGATGGCCGAAGTCGAGAAGATCACGGAGCAGAGTGTTGCGGAGATCAAGCATCTCGACGCTCAGATCCACGAGATCGACAAGATCGTCAAGATGATCAACGACGTCGCGAGTCAGATCAACCTTCTCGCGCTCAACGCCGCGATCGAGGCTGCCCGGGCAGGAGAGCACGGCCGGGGATTCGCTGTCGTCGCGGGAGAAGTGCGGAACCTTGCCGGGGAGACGAAGAGCGCGACCAACCACATCGAACAGGTCATCGATGCGATCCAGGTCAGCAGCGAGAAGACGGCGTCTTCAATCCTCTCGGCGAGCGTCGAGATCGGTTCGGGAGTCGAGAGCGTGAACCGGACAATCGGGGCCTTGAACGAGATCATCGACGAGACGATGGCCGTGACCCGGAGCATCGCGGAGATCGCGAAGGCGACGGAGGACCAGGCGGGGACCGCGAACCGGGTGGTGCAGGCCATGAGTGAGGGGACCCGACTGACCAACGAGATGCAGTCGCAGATGGAGAGCCTCGCAGCGCTCGCCGAGGAGACGAGCGCCTCGGTCGAGGAGATCGGGAGCGTCACGCACGAGATTGGTGAGATGACGGGGCACCTTCGGGAAACGATGAACGGTATCAGGATCTAG
- a CDS encoding chemotaxis protein CheW produces MAALIDVVEFEIGNSLYALDIGVAREIVEMIPITPIPRSSPYLAGIINLRGEITNIINLALLLDPASAAEISDDQKIIVLVPDAAAGSNVGVIVDEVHSVIKVSEEDIEVMDDSISHMACIKGVIKLSRGEGAGQTGRDLVLWIDIVKLLGDLVAHD; encoded by the coding sequence GTGGCAGCGCTCATCGACGTGGTGGAGTTCGAGATCGGGAACTCCCTGTATGCTCTCGATATCGGTGTCGCTCGTGAGATCGTCGAGATGATCCCGATCACCCCGATCCCCCGCTCCTCCCCGTACCTCGCCGGCATCATCAATCTCCGGGGAGAGATCACGAACATCATCAACCTCGCACTCCTCCTCGACCCGGCATCGGCCGCGGAGATCTCCGACGACCAGAAGATCATCGTTCTGGTCCCGGATGCGGCCGCGGGCTCGAACGTCGGAGTGATCGTGGATGAGGTCCACAGTGTCATCAAGGTCTCCGAGGAGGATATAGAGGTCATGGACGACTCGATCTCACATATGGCGTGCATCAAGGGGGTCATCAAACTCAGCCGCGGCGAGGGTGCCGGGCAGACGGGGAGGGATCTCGTGCTCTGGATCGATATCGTCAAACTCCTCGGGGATCTTGTCGCCCACGACTGA
- a CDS encoding SRPBCC domain-containing protein, giving the protein MIPSPAACFGSLVREIRAETVIAAPPEAVWRVLTDFAAYPDWNPFIRSIEGKPWVGTRLSVEIRPPGMKSMRFRPKVLRVAKGHELRWVGRVLIAGLLDGEHRFTIIPEGDGSRFVQAEVFTGLLVPIVALTETLRATQLGFLLMNRALRERVEGSALRKPS; this is encoded by the coding sequence ATGATTCCATCCCCGGCGGCATGCTTCGGGTCCCTGGTCCGTGAGATCCGGGCGGAGACCGTCATCGCCGCCCCGCCAGAGGCTGTCTGGCGGGTGCTGACTGACTTCGCGGCCTACCCCGACTGGAACCCATTCATCCGGTCGATCGAGGGGAAACCCTGGGTGGGGACCCGTCTCTCGGTCGAGATCCGCCCGCCGGGCATGAAGAGCATGCGGTTTCGGCCGAAGGTGCTGCGGGTCGCGAAAGGTCACGAGCTCCGGTGGGTCGGCCGTGTCCTGATTGCGGGGCTCCTCGACGGCGAGCACCGGTTCACCATCATTCCCGAGGGCGACGGCTCCCGGTTCGTCCAGGCCGAGGTCTTCACCGGGCTGCTGGTACCCATCGTCGCCCTCACTGAGACCCTCCGGGCGACGCAGCTTGGGTTCCTGCTGATGAACCGGGCGCTCAGGGAGCGGGTGGAAGGGAGCGCCCTCCGGAAACCTTCTTAA
- a CDS encoding MBL fold metallo-hydrolase has product MRLSVLVDNVALTDRYFLAEPGLSIYLEDGETRLLFDAGYSGILVPNARKMGIDLLNVEEIVLSHGHLDHTWGLDALIRLHTEAILEGQRRVPPTFVAHPDAFLTRSCDGVGEIGCHLSVEELFRHGKVLLTTGPLWLTKNLVFLGEIERRFEFEQTPPIGYVYTPDGIRDDTVVDDTALACRTPEGLVVITGCSHSGICSIVEQAREVCGDDRILDVIGGFHLLNTPPRQMRGILDYFSEVQPAALHPCHCTDLAAKIALAKVANVRETGVGLTLEYGFG; this is encoded by the coding sequence ATGAGGCTTTCGGTCCTTGTCGATAACGTCGCCCTCACCGATCGCTACTTCCTCGCGGAACCCGGGCTCTCGATCTACCTTGAAGACGGCGAGACCCGGCTCCTCTTTGATGCCGGCTACTCGGGCATTCTCGTTCCCAACGCCCGGAAGATGGGGATTGACCTCCTCAACGTCGAAGAGATCGTCCTCTCCCATGGTCACCTCGACCACACCTGGGGCCTTGACGCCCTCATCAGGCTTCATACCGAGGCAATCCTTGAGGGTCAGAGGCGCGTTCCGCCCACGTTCGTCGCCCATCCCGACGCGTTCCTCACCCGGAGTTGCGACGGCGTCGGAGAGATCGGATGCCACCTCTCGGTCGAGGAACTCTTCCGGCACGGTAAGGTCCTCCTCACGACGGGCCCTCTCTGGTTGACGAAGAACCTTGTCTTCCTCGGGGAGATCGAGCGGCGGTTCGAGTTCGAACAGACGCCACCGATAGGCTACGTCTACACACCGGACGGCATCCGGGACGATACCGTCGTCGACGATACCGCGCTCGCCTGCAGGACTCCGGAGGGGCTTGTCGTCATAACCGGGTGCTCTCACTCCGGCATCTGCTCGATCGTCGAGCAGGCGCGTGAGGTCTGCGGCGATGACCGGATCCTCGACGTCATCGGCGGGTTCCACCTCCTCAACACCCCTCCTAGGCAGATGCGCGGAATCCTCGACTACTTCTCCGAGGTGCAGCCGGCTGCTCTTCATCCCTGCCACTGCACCGACCTTGCGGCAAAGATTGCACTTGCAAAGGTTGCGAACGTCCGCGAGACGGGTGTCGGGCTGACTCTCGAGTACGGGTTCGGCTAA